A stretch of Myroides oncorhynchi DNA encodes these proteins:
- a CDS encoding GNAT family N-acetyltransferase has product MKIVKQMPIIESDRLVLRELHLSDAENIFAYFSKDEVTLFYDLATFTSVDQAIDLIHIWNNRVKEGQGLRWAITLKGSDELIGTCGFHSMSMENNRAEIGYEVTPERWGKGIASEAVQLMLEYGFNQLELHRIEAFINPDHHVSRRVLLKNGMTTEGVLRDYFLEKGRYIDGELLAVITNK; this is encoded by the coding sequence ATGAAGATAGTAAAACAAATGCCCATTATAGAGAGTGACCGCCTTGTATTACGCGAACTACATTTAAGTGATGCGGAGAATATATTTGCTTATTTTTCTAAAGATGAGGTAACCTTGTTCTATGATTTGGCAACGTTTACTTCTGTGGATCAAGCGATAGATCTTATCCATATTTGGAATAATAGAGTAAAGGAAGGTCAAGGGCTACGTTGGGCTATTACACTTAAAGGAAGTGATGAGTTAATCGGTACATGTGGATTTCACAGTATGTCTATGGAGAATAATAGAGCAGAGATAGGCTATGAGGTAACACCAGAACGTTGGGGAAAGGGGATTGCAAGTGAAGCAGTACAACTAATGCTTGAGTATGGATTTAACCAACTCGAATTACATCGTATAGAAGCATTTATTAATCCTGATCATCATGTCTCACGTCGCGTACTGCTTAAAAATGGAATGACAACAGAAGGCGTACTTAGAGATTATTTCTTAGAGAAAGGACGTTATATAGATGGAGAGTTATTAGCCGTTATTACTAACAAATAA
- a CDS encoding THUMP domain-containing class I SAM-dependent RNA methyltransferase, whose amino-acid sequence MVAKTFFGFEEVLAKELQLLGASSVQEGTRMVSFKGDKGFMYKANLALRTALKILKPIKTFAVYNEGNLYKGVQSIDWSEYINANQSFVIDATVFSDNFNNSQFVSLKAKDAIVDQFRSKTGVRPSIDKDYPDLRINIHLQQDLCTVSIDSSGASLHHRGYRTATNIAPINEVLAAGMLLMSGWDGRTDFIDPMCGSGTILIEAAMIACNIPANINRKEFAFERWNDWDAELFDTIQESLLKKVREFHYTIKGFDKAPSAVAKAIDNARNANLDEYIRIEDGNFFDSQKQTEGPLHMVFNPPYGERIDINLERFYREIGDTLKQSYPGTEAWFITGNVEALKFVGLRPSRKIKLFNGKLEARFVKYELYAGSKKGKYMNQND is encoded by the coding sequence ATGGTTGCGAAGACATTCTTCGGTTTTGAAGAAGTATTAGCAAAAGAATTGCAGTTATTAGGTGCGTCAAGTGTACAAGAAGGTACTAGAATGGTGAGTTTTAAAGGAGATAAAGGTTTTATGTATAAAGCTAATCTAGCCTTGCGCACTGCTTTAAAAATACTTAAACCTATTAAAACTTTTGCAGTCTATAATGAAGGTAATTTATATAAGGGAGTTCAGAGTATTGACTGGAGTGAATATATCAATGCTAATCAATCATTCGTTATAGATGCTACTGTGTTCTCAGATAACTTTAATAACTCACAATTTGTATCTTTAAAAGCAAAGGATGCTATCGTGGATCAATTTAGAAGTAAGACTGGTGTACGTCCTAGTATTGATAAAGATTACCCAGATTTGAGAATCAATATCCACTTACAACAAGATTTATGTACAGTATCTATTGATTCTTCTGGAGCTTCTCTTCACCACCGTGGATATAGAACGGCTACTAATATAGCGCCTATTAATGAGGTGTTAGCTGCTGGGATGTTATTAATGTCAGGATGGGATGGTCGTACAGACTTTATTGATCCGATGTGTGGATCGGGTACTATTCTGATAGAGGCTGCTATGATAGCTTGTAATATTCCTGCGAATATCAACAGAAAAGAGTTTGCCTTCGAGAGATGGAATGATTGGGATGCAGAACTATTCGATACTATCCAAGAATCACTTTTAAAGAAAGTAAGAGAATTTCACTATACTATCAAAGGATTTGACAAGGCGCCTTCTGCAGTAGCAAAAGCTATTGACAATGCTAGAAATGCGAACTTAGATGAATATATCAGAATAGAAGATGGCAACTTCTTCGATTCTCAAAAACAGACTGAAGGGCCACTACATATGGTATTTAACCCTCCTTATGGAGAGCGTATAGATATTAACCTAGAGCGTTTCTATAGAGAGATCGGTGATACATTAAAACAGTCTTATCCAGGTACAGAAGCTTGGTTTATAACTGGTAACGTAGAGGCATTAAAATTCGTTGGGCTTAGACCTTCAAGAAAGATCAAACTATTTAATGGTAAACTAGAAGCTAGATTTGTCAAATACGAATTATACGCAGGTAGTAAAAAAGGTAAATACATGAACCAAAACGATTAA
- a CDS encoding class I SAM-dependent methyltransferase, with the protein MSTENKAWYKSWFDTTYYHTLYKDRDYSEAQVLIDNLTQYLNLDEGAKILDLACGKGRHSIYLNSLGYDVTGVDLSPNSIAEASQYATDTLHFEVRDMREPSEEKYDAIFNLFTSFGYFPDPADNMRTLDAIHKSVNEFGLAVIDFMNVDKVIANLVPSEVKTVDGIEFNITRKYEDGFIIKEIIFDADGEHHEYMEKVKALRLEDFEAMMNEKEIYLLDVFGDYKLRKFYRQESDRLIMIFK; encoded by the coding sequence ATGTCAACAGAGAACAAAGCCTGGTATAAGTCGTGGTTCGACACCACTTATTATCATACTTTATACAAAGATAGAGATTACAGTGAAGCACAAGTGTTAATTGATAATTTAACTCAATATTTAAATTTAGATGAAGGAGCTAAAATATTAGATTTAGCTTGTGGAAAAGGGAGACATTCTATATATTTAAATTCATTAGGTTATGATGTGACAGGAGTAGACTTGTCACCTAATAGTATAGCCGAAGCAAGTCAGTATGCTACTGATACGCTACATTTTGAAGTTAGGGATATGCGCGAACCTTCTGAAGAGAAGTATGATGCCATTTTTAATTTGTTTACTAGCTTTGGTTACTTCCCTGACCCAGCTGATAATATGCGTACCTTAGATGCTATTCATAAAAGTGTTAATGAGTTTGGATTGGCAGTAATTGATTTTATGAACGTAGATAAAGTAATAGCAAATCTAGTACCTTCTGAAGTAAAGACAGTAGATGGTATAGAGTTTAATATTACACGTAAATATGAAGACGGTTTTATCATCAAAGAAATTATCTTCGATGCAGATGGTGAGCACCACGAGTATATGGAGAAAGTAAAAGCCTTGAGATTAGAAGATTTCGAAGCAATGATGAACGAAAAAGAAATTTATTTATTAGATGTCTTTGGTGATTATAAGTTGAGAAAGTTTTACAGACAAGAATCAGATCGATTAATTATGATATTCAAATAA
- a CDS encoding ZIP family metal transporter, whose amino-acid sequence MVYIIPLLAVIIGYLIAVILEPKNKKNLKLLMAFSGSFLLALTVTHLLPDVYAASEAAAITEHVGHTHDHGHDHSSGNIGFFIMIGIVFQIVLEFFSKGAEHGHVHTHDKLDKVPWLLFISLCIHALFEGMPVSQHEELAWGIGIHHLPIAVILTAFFINANMNKKVVFMFMIIFSLMTPIGTLISGNVAFLSKYYAEISAIVVGILFHISSTIIFESNEGHSFNINKLIAIILGVVAAYFI is encoded by the coding sequence ATGGTTTATATTATTCCGTTACTAGCCGTTATCATAGGATATCTAATAGCAGTGATATTAGAACCTAAAAACAAGAAAAACCTTAAACTATTAATGGCATTTAGTGGTTCATTTCTACTTGCATTGACGGTTACCCATTTATTACCTGATGTATATGCAGCTAGTGAAGCAGCTGCTATAACTGAACATGTAGGTCATACCCATGATCATGGACATGACCATAGTTCTGGTAATATTGGATTCTTTATTATGATAGGGATAGTATTCCAGATTGTATTAGAGTTTTTCTCTAAGGGGGCTGAGCACGGACATGTACATACTCATGACAAATTAGATAAGGTGCCTTGGCTATTATTTATAAGCTTGTGCATCCATGCATTATTTGAAGGAATGCCTGTAAGTCAGCATGAGGAATTGGCATGGGGAATAGGAATACATCATTTGCCAATAGCTGTGATTCTTACCGCTTTCTTTATTAATGCAAATATGAATAAGAAAGTCGTATTTATGTTTATGATTATCTTTTCATTAATGACACCGATCGGAACATTAATATCTGGTAATGTAGCTTTCTTAAGTAAGTATTATGCTGAGATATCAGCTATCGTAGTTGGTATTTTATTTCACATCTCATCGACGATTATCTTTGAGAGTAATGAAGGGCATTCATTTAATATCAATAAGCTAATCGCTATTATACTAGGTGTAGTAGCAGCGTATTTTATATAA
- a CDS encoding HPP family protein encodes MLGGASCSFIINPVLTGAVIITVIALLFNNISKKRKYPKYWW; translated from the coding sequence ATATTAGGAGGCGCTAGTTGCTCTTTTATAATTAACCCTGTATTAACAGGAGCGGTTATTATCACTGTTATAGCCTTGCTGTTTAATAACATAAGCAAGAAAAGAAAGTACCCGAAGTATTGGTGGTAA
- the ggt gene encoding gamma-glutamyltransferase has translation MKKVILSAFVLCGSILQVVAQNPQVYKNGVIVSGHPEASRVGVDILKKGGNAIDAAVAVELALAVVYPNAGNIGGGGFIVYRSHDGKVDALDYREKAPMQARENMYWGGDGEAITELSMKGGLASGVPGTIDGMVKAHAKYGTLKWEELVQPAIDLAEKGFYITEKQAGEFTKQHDNFVKFSTQKTSITDKSQWNKGDLFVQKDLAETLKRVQKEGRKGFYEGKTAQLIVEEMKRGNGMMTLEDLKRYEAKWRTPITGEYKGMKVISMPPPSSGGIALISLFQSIEKYPLSQWGFQSEKTVQVMVEAERRVYADRAEHLGDPDFYKVPVKQLVNKDYNVERMASMSFDKATKSADIKAGTLGGYESEETTHYCVVDKWGNAVSATTTLNDSYGSKTIVGGAGFLLNNEMDDFSVKPGTPNMYGLVGGKANAIEPEKRMLSSMSPTILEKNGKLYMVVGTPGGSTIITSVFQTILNVTEFGMNMQEAVSAPRFHHQWLPDHIDYEPTAITAGVRKALTDKGYILKERKPYGRVEGILVNKNGTYQAGADTRGDDVAVGY, from the coding sequence ATGAAGAAAGTTATATTATCAGCCTTTGTACTATGTGGAAGTATATTACAAGTAGTAGCACAGAACCCACAGGTGTATAAAAATGGAGTAATCGTATCCGGACATCCAGAAGCAAGTAGAGTAGGAGTAGATATTCTTAAAAAAGGAGGAAATGCTATTGATGCTGCTGTGGCAGTAGAGTTGGCTCTGGCGGTGGTGTATCCTAATGCGGGTAATATAGGTGGTGGTGGATTTATCGTATATCGCAGCCACGATGGAAAGGTAGATGCACTAGATTATAGAGAAAAAGCGCCTATGCAGGCGAGAGAGAATATGTACTGGGGTGGAGATGGAGAAGCGATTACGGAGTTGAGTATGAAAGGTGGGTTAGCATCAGGAGTACCTGGTACGATCGATGGAATGGTAAAAGCACATGCTAAGTATGGTACGTTAAAATGGGAGGAGTTGGTACAACCTGCTATTGATCTAGCTGAGAAAGGGTTTTATATTACTGAAAAACAAGCAGGAGAGTTCACTAAGCAACACGATAATTTTGTGAAATTTAGTACCCAAAAGACATCTATCACAGATAAATCACAATGGAATAAAGGAGATTTGTTTGTTCAAAAAGATTTGGCTGAGACACTTAAACGCGTTCAGAAAGAAGGAAGAAAGGGATTCTATGAAGGGAAGACTGCACAGTTAATCGTAGAGGAAATGAAGAGAGGGAATGGGATGATGACACTGGAGGATTTGAAACGTTATGAAGCGAAGTGGAGAACGCCAATCACAGGAGAATATAAGGGAATGAAGGTTATCTCTATGCCACCACCAAGTAGTGGAGGGATAGCGTTAATCTCGTTGTTCCAATCTATAGAAAAATATCCGTTGTCACAGTGGGGATTCCAGTCTGAGAAAACAGTGCAAGTAATGGTAGAGGCTGAGCGTAGAGTATATGCAGATAGAGCGGAACACTTAGGAGATCCTGACTTTTATAAAGTTCCAGTAAAGCAACTGGTAAATAAAGATTATAATGTGGAGCGTATGGCATCTATGTCTTTTGACAAGGCAACAAAGAGTGCTGATATTAAGGCTGGTACGTTAGGGGGATATGAGAGTGAAGAAACAACGCACTATTGTGTCGTGGATAAATGGGGAAATGCTGTGTCTGCGACGACTACATTAAACGATTCGTATGGTTCTAAGACTATTGTAGGAGGTGCGGGATTCCTATTGAATAATGAGATGGATGATTTCTCTGTGAAACCTGGTACACCTAATATGTACGGACTAGTAGGAGGAAAAGCTAATGCAATAGAACCAGAAAAGAGAATGTTAAGTTCAATGTCTCCAACAATTTTAGAGAAAAATGGAAAGTTGTACATGGTAGTAGGTACACCAGGCGGATCGACAATTATTACTTCGGTATTCCAAACGATATTAAATGTTACTGAGTTTGGGATGAACATGCAAGAGGCGGTATCAGCACCTCGTTTTCACCATCAATGGCTTCCTGATCATATCGATTATGAACCAACAGCAATTACAGCTGGTGTGCGCAAAGCGCTTACTGATAAAGGATATATCCTAAAAGAGCGCAAGCCTTATGGACGGGTAGAAGGAATCTTAGTAAATAAAAATGGTACTTACCAGGCAGGAGCAGATACTCGTGGAGATGATGTCGCTGTAGGATATTGA